The genomic region AACTTGTATTTTCCGAATATTTTTGTTTAAATATAAACGATGACTGAATTTTTTGAGATTGAAGGTGGAAAAAAATTAAGAGGGGAATTAACAGTGGCTGGCAGTAAAAATGCAGCCTTAGCCATTTTGCCGGCGTGCCTTTTAACGGATGAGCCATGCATTATTAAAAATGTTCCGCTTTTGACGGATGTATTAGTAATGATAGATTTAATTAAAAGTTTGGGCGCAGAAGTAGAATGGTTAGATGATAAAGTGGTAAAAATTCAAGCGAAAAATTTAAATTCCAACGCCGATACAGTTTTGGTTAGAAAAATTCGCGCTTCAATTTTAATTGCGGGACCGATTTTGGCACGGTTGGGCGAGTTAAAAATTGCTAAACCCGGCGGCTGTCACATTGGCGTGCGCGGATTAGATGCTCATTTTGAAGGATTTAAAGATTTGGGAATTGAATTAATTGAAGAAAGAAGTGAAAAAGAAAAATATTATTTAAAAACGCCAGCGCAATTAAAACCAGCTAATATTTATTTAAATGAATTTAGTGTGACTGCTACGGAAAATTTGTTGATGCTTTTGTCTTCTATTGATGGAAGAAGCGAGATTCATTTAGCGGCGGCCGAGCCCCATGTTCAGGAATTGGGTGAGGTATTAATAAAAATGGGTGCAGAAATTGAAGGTTTAGGCACGCATACCATTAAAATAAAAGGCGCGCAAAAATTAAAGGGAATTGAACATACAATTGGAGCTGATTATATTGAAGCAGGCACTTTTTTCAGTTTGGCGGCCACAACAAGAAGCAATTTGAAAATTTTAAATGTTCCCGTGGGGTATTTAGAAATGGTTTTTAGAAATTTGAAAAAAATAGGCGTTTCGTATAAAATAGAAGGCGACGCAGTATTCATCGAAGGAGAGCGAAGCTCTTTGAAAGCAGCGAAAATCCAAACTTTACCTTATCCTGGTTTCCCAACAGATTTACAGGCGCCTTTTGCCGCCTTAATGACGCAAGCAGAAGGAGAAAGTTTGATTTTTGATACTTTATTTGAGGGGCGATTTAAATATGTTGAGGAATTAACTCAAATGGGCGCTAAAATTTTTGTTTGCGACCCCCATCGAATTATTGTTTCCGGCCCAACTCCTTTATATGGAACAAAAATCAAAAGTTTTGATTTAAGAGCGGGCGCTACATTAATTATCGCGGCCTTGGCAGCCTCAGGAAAAAGTGAGGTTTATGGAATTGAACAAGTTGATCGCGGTTATGAAAAAATAGAAGAGCGATTGCAATCTATCGGCGCACATATTAAAAGAGTCGTTCAGGAGTAATAAAAAATTTTATGTTTATTAAAAAAATAGGAATTGATTTAGGAACAACAAATACCCTAGTGTTTGTACCTAAAAAGGGCGTTATTATTTTTGAACCGACAATTGTTGCTTATGATTTGCACGATAATAAAATTTTAGCCGTTGGAAAAGAAGCGAAGGAAATGCTTGGTAGAACGCCAGAAGACATTGGCGCTTATCGACCGTTGAAAGAGGGAGTGATTGCTGATTATAAAACGACTAAGGCGATGTTAAAATACTTTATTTCTAAAGCTTTAGGCGGTTTTAATTTTTTTAAACCAACTTTAATCGTTTCTGGTCCGGCGGGTATTACTTCAACTGAAAGACGGGCGGTGATAAATGCGGCTTTAGAAGCGGGCGCAAGAGAGGTCTATGTGGTAAGAGAACCGATTTTAGCAGCATTGGGCGCTGGCATTCCTATTAATTCTGCTTCGGGTCATATGATTGTAAATATAGGCGGTGGTACAACAGAGGTGGCGGTAATTTCTTTAGGCGGAATTGTTTCTTGGGCGTCTTTGCGAGTTGCGGGCAATAAATTTGATGAGGCGATTGTTAATTATGTGAGAAAAAAATACAATTTAGCAATTGGCGAGCAAACAGCGGAAAAAATTAAAATTGAGGCTGGAGCTGCTGTGCCGTTAAAAAATAAAATCGAAACCGAAGCAAAAGGAAGAGATTTAACAACTGGATTGCCTCGCTCAATAGTCATTAATTCAAATGAAATTGCTGAAGCAATTAATCCTTATTTAGAAGAGATTGGGGAAGCAATTCGTAATGTTTTTTTGAATACCCCACCCGAATTAGCGGCTGATATTATCGAAAAAGGTATTGTTATTTCAGGTGGAAGCGGTTTATTAAGAAATCTCGACGAATTTATTTCAAAAATTACCGGCGTCAATGCCTATATTGCTGATGAAGCGCTTTATTGTGTAGCAAAAGGAACGGGTATTATTTTGGAGCACATCGATATTTATAAACG from Patescibacteria group bacterium harbors:
- the murA gene encoding UDP-N-acetylglucosamine 1-carboxyvinyltransferase; amino-acid sequence: MTEFFEIEGGKKLRGELTVAGSKNAALAILPACLLTDEPCIIKNVPLLTDVLVMIDLIKSLGAEVEWLDDKVVKIQAKNLNSNADTVLVRKIRASILIAGPILARLGELKIAKPGGCHIGVRGLDAHFEGFKDLGIELIEERSEKEKYYLKTPAQLKPANIYLNEFSVTATENLLMLLSSIDGRSEIHLAAAEPHVQELGEVLIKMGAEIEGLGTHTIKIKGAQKLKGIEHTIGADYIEAGTFFSLAATTRSNLKILNVPVGYLEMVFRNLKKIGVSYKIEGDAVFIEGERSSLKAAKIQTLPYPGFPTDLQAPFAALMTQAEGESLIFDTLFEGRFKYVEELTQMGAKIFVCDPHRIIVSGPTPLYGTKIKSFDLRAGATLIIAALAASGKSEVYGIEQVDRGYEKIEERLQSIGAHIKRVVQE
- a CDS encoding rod shape-determining protein; this encodes MFIKKIGIDLGTTNTLVFVPKKGVIIFEPTIVAYDLHDNKILAVGKEAKEMLGRTPEDIGAYRPLKEGVIADYKTTKAMLKYFISKALGGFNFFKPTLIVSGPAGITSTERRAVINAALEAGAREVYVVREPILAALGAGIPINSASGHMIVNIGGGTTEVAVISLGGIVSWASLRVAGNKFDEAIVNYVRKKYNLAIGEQTAEKIKIEAGAAVPLKNKIETEAKGRDLTTGLPRSIVINSNEIAEAINPYLEEIGEAIRNVFLNTPPELAADIIEKGIVISGGSGLLRNLDEFISKITGVNAYIADEALYCVAKGTGIILEHIDIYKRALLSKK